The Polypterus senegalus isolate Bchr_013 chromosome 1, ASM1683550v1, whole genome shotgun sequence genomic sequence TTGTCCACTTGCGGAGAACAAGGTGAAAGATGACCTCTCTGAATGGAAGGGCCCACTCAAAGTTTGTCTTCTTTGCTCCATTTTACCTTCAAAAAAGTACTTTTTAGGTGTAATAAGGGTTTATACACCACAACTTGACCAAAGTGATTCTCTCTAAAGAGTTTGATGAACTGTTCTTGAATAAactttatacacacacaccttagatttatacttgtgGTCAAATGACCAAGGGCTGATTGCCCGCTTTTACTTTTAAATCTTATATCAATACATGATGATGTCTTTCCTTACAACTTTCATAGCCCTATTATTTTGGTCCCTGTTAATCATGAAACATCATTAAGCTGAGCAGTCCTCGTAACTGAAGCTTATGCCAAATGAGCTACAACACCCAGTCCCCTGGCCCTAAGAACACTTCAAGACAGGAATGCCTAGATAGTGGATAACTTTGTTTGACAAGCATTTTAGGCATAATATTTAAGCCCAGTGAGATGTGAACCTCTTAATTATCTGTGTAGACATCATCTGCTCTCATTAACACACACAAGCATCCCAGGAATCTATCAGTAAAGGAATTTACTAGAATCAAATGCAGATGTTAACGAACCTAGATGAAGACTCCTAGGAAAGTCAATTTGACAACTCTTAGATTAAAAACTAGTATAATTGCCAGAAATTTCACATGCTGGTGTCAGAGTTAACAAAGCCAAAAAACAATAAGCATCCTAAAGCATATATACGGACATTCAAACAGGTTTAACCAGCTTGGtcatttaactgaatattttcCAATGTAAACTGTTCAAAAGTTAACTTCTGATTCTTGGATGGCTTTTGAGATACTGAAGCTATCTTTGTTACATGCAAAGAAGAGATCTGTTAAGCCTAGTTACCCTCATACATAGCTGCCTCCTTCAGACAGACTTCCACCGGAAAAACGAGCCAGACTGAAAGCCAGACGCAAAGCACGACTATCATTGAAAATTACCAGCTTTCTGTGAGTTACACTGTTGTAGCATCAATCTTATACACTTCAGCTTTGTGTCTACCTCATGTGGTTTTTAATTTTCGATCCACTGAGTTAACCCTCAGTAACAGCACTTGGATCAAAGCTGAAAATCTTATTTTGGCATAGCACACTCTTGCTGCTGGCAAGCCCATTGGTATTGATTTTTGTGACATTCTTGTTGATTGGCCGTTAATAAGTCTCACGTTATCTCTCTCCTCAAGGTATCTTGGCAGTGACACTTGCTGTCACTAACATCTTGATCTAATTATTTGTCCAAGAGGCTCACAATGATTCTGTTATAGGTGCTAATGCCAACAATGCCAGATCCTCACAAAATACCACAAAAACTAACTAATCTGGGTTAACCATTTACTATCTTTAGAATCAAGGGTTCTGAGTTTTATTTTAACTACTGACTATTCTAAAAAGAACGTTACATGCGTAAACTAAATACAAATCAGATATGACCAACCTCCTCATCGCAGCAAGAACAACGTTTTTGATACTACATTACTCGGCATGTAGTGCTACCGAGCTTATTAAGTAAGCCCTTTTGAACTTTACTGTGAAATTAAGTGTAAGTTTCAAAGAAATATAAGCAATACTGCAGCAAAGAACAATTCGTAGAACAGTAataatactgaaatgttataaatgTTGTGGAATGCACCAAAGTCGTAAAGTTCAACTCGATCCTTGAGAGACAAATGAGGGTCGACCGGCAGCTAGGCACACACGAACTAACTCATCCTCCCCAAGCAGCGCTCAAGGAGGTTCCCCCACGAAGTAGCGCAGTTCATGTTCTGTAAATTAAAATCTTACCTGTCTGGTCTCCCCGTGTGGCTCGCAGTAGTCTGCAGACACTCCTCTTGATTTCCACCTTCACCGTCGCGTCCTTAGGGACGAACAGCCCGGTTTGTACTGCTTCTTTAGACAGATTCCGAAAAACTGATCGCAGTTGCTGGTCCAGCTGGTATATCAGGTCAGGACTGTCCGTGCTGCGGCCACCGGGGGAGTAGACGAGTCCCAACAGTGCTGGCCGCTGCCTCGAAAACTTGATACGGCCTCGCACGTCTTTTAGGATCACCCGTAAGGAGGCACGCCGGGCGGTATTACGCAGGCTTCCTTGACTCAATACAAAGACCACGAGAGGCGAGTCGATCGTCCGCGCCTGTTTCTTGCACATGCTGCGTGACGCTGTGGGACAGGTGAAAGCTCCCGAAATATTCGCATTTACCGAGTTTGCGCCGGCGGAAGAGTCACCGTTGTGCATTCTGCACTGTTCAGCCAGATCCAAATCAAAGAGGTCATTCACCAACTCCGACAGCTGCCTGGCTCGTGCTGTTCTCTCATTTTCCCAAATGTCTCCAACCAGGTAGATCCGATGCCTGCCTCCGATATCGTTCAAAACCTCTTCAAACTCTTCGTCTGACAGCTCATCATCTTGGTCTGGTGGAAGTGCCATCTACAGAAAACATCACCTTCGTCCTCCCGTACCACCGATACACACTCGCGGCTGAGCTCAACTTGACGCTCCACCTCATCCTCCTTAAACACACTGGACCTCCGGAAGCCCCGTAGCCAGGACCCAGCACCTGATTGGCCGGCTTTACCTGAAACGGCGTGTCAGTGAACTTCTCCCAAGGGACGTTTCAAAGGTTGCCTGAGAGCAAGCCAGTTACACTGGTTAAACCACTGGGGAAAGAGGGTTGCGTGCTTTCTGTTtgcagtaatgtaataaattgtgAGATGTCAAAAAAATACAATCACAAGCATTTTATAAGCACAGATTAATAAGTACTTATTCTGTACTTATTTGAACCAGTTAGGTAATAGATGGAAAGATGGAACATTTACACCTCTAAATGCTTGAGTGTATTAATTGATTTAGtgtcaaaaacagaaacatatactGATTTCGCTGCTAATTcatatttagtaaaataaaatatttaatacaacTTTGACACTAAACACAAAATAAGAGATTTACtctctttttaaatattcttttcagttcaaataataaatatttaaatgtattcaattAAGTTGTGGCTCTgaagcacagtggttagtgctgtggCAACACAGCGAGGGACCTGGTTCCAAATCCTCAAATCACAATCTGGGCAGTGTATGTagagttctccccatgtctcatTTCTTGCAATATGCAGAAGAAAATCAGGTTGCTTTGAGTGACAATTTTTAAATAGCCCGATTGTGATTGAAAGCGGGATGGCCTCATGAACAACTTAACTGTGCTTCCTTCGTTGCCACAGGAGCTGAGAGTACATGGTCCCGGTACATGCAAGCCTGTATTGGAATATATTGCTTTGTCATCATGTCAGAAAATGTCATTATTTATGAccgcgtttctcaaccttttaattatttgcgacccgagttttcataacagttttaaacgCGCCcctctaacgtttttttgaaaggagcccactaataccaatttgttcttttttaattaatgatatatcatggatgcacattttattatacctaattaacttttatcgacatttatctaactctatatttatttttctagtatcagaatgtagtttaagttaatttgttttggtttcaatagatgtatttttcatatttttgattcttgttttctttttcacatcttcgcgccccccacagtttgagaaccattgatttatgaaatatttgtgaaaaaataaattgtgtggcTTTGGCACATGCAATACAAGATTCAATTTTAATAAAGGTTGactgttagaaaaaaaaagattctttcaATGTAGTTTAGGTGAACGGTAAAGTGTTTTTTGTAAAGgtttatgaaagaaattaaaactttatcttttaagctgaagaaagaaaattaGGATTCAATTTTGAAACTGAGTAATTTCTTTACAGGTCTTCTCAGATATAACGTGTCTACAAACTCTGAAGTACTTTGTTTAGTTAGTTTGTTTAAAAATTCATGACTGCCAACTGTTACCCTATTAAGCTTACCTTGTTTTATTAATGTCACTAAAGTAATGATTAACACTTTTCATCTGTATATTGAGAACAGTCCAAATATTTAGGTCTTGATCTTCATTTTGAGACAAGCCATTTGGTGACTTTAACATTTTGGTGTGAAAATGGGCTTGTCTTGAggggtatatatttatttaatcttatGCCTTGCTGGTAGGTCAGTCAACAGCTGTCACATGCCTGTCTGCATGAATGCCCTATCACCCTTCTGaccaataaaaacatttattggtTGGTGGTTTAGTGCCCTTCCCCTGTTTAATTTTAAAGCAAGATGAGGTGGGCTGCAAAGATGGTCCTGGATGTGTTCATTCACAATCCTAATGGCATATAGTATAAATTACTATATTTTTCAGTACAAAGGAAAACAGTAAAACAGGCGTGGAGAGAGTGCTTGTATAAACTATCTGACCTAAAGTTCTAATGTTTGCCGACCTTTATCTAAAGTGCACCTGACCTCACTTATACAATTATATCATCGCAATTCCCCACCACTAcatttcaaattatatttaaCATCTCTGTCATCATACCTACTTTAAATAAGATAGAAAGACAGTGTAGACCCAAGATTTTGTGCCATCTAATATAACAACCTGCTGGATTATGTGGGCAGAAATAAAGCATTGTCTCTATGCTGCTTTGAAAAGAAGGCCAAATGAAACACTTCGAATGGGTAgaacaggggatgcacaaacaagtgtgtttcttcgtgccaatCCCAAGCCCgggtaaatggggagggttacatcagatagatagatagatagatagatagatagatagatagatagatagatagatagatagatagatagatagatagatagatagatagatagatagatagatagatagatagatagatgctttattaatcccaaggggaaattcacaattcacaTCAGGTAggacatccggtgtaaaattgtgtcagatcaatatgtggacaacaatacagattggTTGAGGCCTGGGTTAACAACTGTCAtaaccagtactgttagccaatcgGGTGCTGGTGGAATTTGGGCTACTGTTccccaaagaaggagaagaggggggagacatgtctggaggcaggaggagaggaggaagctaaaaagagtggaactgaggtaGGAAccttgaatgttggcagtatgactggtaaggggagagagttagctcatgtgaaggaaagaaggaagattgatatattgtgcatgcaagagactaaatggaaggggagcaaGGCCAGGTGGGTTGGAGGTGGAATCAAAttattctgtcatggtgtggatgggaggagaaatgggataggggttattctgatggaacagtatgtcaagagtgttttgaaggtgaaaagtGTGTAAGGCAgaatgatgattatgaagctggaaattgaaggtgtgatgatgaatgttgttagtgcatataccccacaagttgggtgtgcgatagatgagaaagaagatttctggagtgagttggatgaagtgatggacaatgtacccaagggacaTACAGTGGTAATTGGAGCATATTTcaatgttggtgaagggaacagaggagatgagcaggtgatgggtaggtattgtgtcaaggagagaaatgaagaaagtcagatgatagtggattttgcaaaaaggatggacatggctgtggaagtgtactggtaccaatttttaaaaatatgggagatgtgcagagctgtagtaattacagggggataaaattgatgagccacagcatgaagttatgaaaaactttaacttaatactgatactctgtatgttcaattcttcataataattattcacagtggctccaaaat encodes the following:
- the LOC120537468 gene encoding uncharacterized protein C2orf72; this translates as MALPPDQDDELSDEEFEEVLNDIGGRHRIYLVGDIWENERTARARQLSELVNDLFDLDLAEQCRMHNGDSSAGANSVNANISGAFTCPTASRSMCKKQARTIDSPLVVFVLSQGSLRNTARRASLRVILKDVRGRIKFSRQRPALLGLVYSPGGRSTDSPDLIYQLDQQLRSVFRNLSKEAVQTGLFVPKDATVKVEIKRSVCRLLRATRGDQTADTSTRSSSWCFLQCFYLWGSSKRTQQLVGEKQGTVENGEEAIPLQLPLSGTSQATPTGDEKESSV